The following are encoded in a window of Methanobrevibacter olleyae genomic DNA:
- a CDS encoding winged helix-turn-helix domain-containing protein has product MLLNELFGENARIKILEELLTYVDSFLTAEEISRMADVSSKTVYIHMNQLEEIGILEVEKKGAKRFKLNSNDERVLALGLIEANEFLRRSNKYELSFESSELNPVAIKQYSNYDEIEALSDEVPTLEFSITF; this is encoded by the coding sequence ATGTTATTAAATGAATTATTTGGAGAAAATGCAAGGATAAAAATATTGGAAGAGCTTTTAACATATGTTGATTCATTTTTAACTGCTGAAGAAATATCTAGGATGGCTGATGTTTCATCAAAAACAGTTTATATTCATATGAATCAATTAGAAGAAATTGGCATTTTAGAAGTTGAAAAAAAAGGTGCTAAAAGGTTTAAATTAAATTCTAATGATGAAAGAGTTTTGGCATTAGGATTAATAGAAGCTAATGAATTTTTAAGAAGATCAAATAAATATGAGTTATCCTTCGAGAGTAGTGAACTTAATCCTGTAGCTATTAAACAATATTCAAATTATGATGAAATTGAAGCATTGTCTGATGAAGTTCCTACTTTAGAGTTTTCAATTACATTTTAA
- the queC gene encoding 7-cyano-7-deazaguanine synthase QueC translates to MDSKKEVVLILSGGLDSSTLLYKLLDEGKDVTALSFNYGQKASIEIERASEICKMNDVNHFVFDIQNIVDLLSSSLTDKDNDNVQEPINTVVPSRNTILLELATAFAISNEKQEVYYGAIKADIGDYPDTTPEFLKQINELNKVNNYEYIPICAPFINTDKKDVVKEALKLGVPIEKTWSCYVNNDGTPCGECFSCRSRIKAIEEAKKELGMD, encoded by the coding sequence ATGGATTCAAAAAAGGAAGTAGTTCTTATATTATCTGGGGGATTAGACTCATCTACTTTATTATATAAATTATTAGATGAAGGCAAGGATGTAACTGCTCTTAGTTTCAACTATGGTCAAAAAGCAAGTATAGAGATTGAAAGGGCATCTGAAATATGCAAAATGAATGATGTGAATCATTTTGTATTTGATATACAGAATATTGTAGACTTGCTTAGCAGCAGTTTAACAGATAAAGATAATGATAATGTTCAAGAGCCAATCAACACAGTAGTTCCAAGCAGAAATACAATATTGCTTGAACTTGCAACTGCCTTTGCAATTAGCAATGAAAAGCAAGAGGTTTATTATGGTGCAATTAAAGCGGATATTGGAGATTATCCAGATACCACTCCTGAATTTTTAAAACAGATAAATGAATTAAATAAAGTTAATAATTATGAATACATTCCTATTTGCGCTCCTTTTATTAATACAGATAAAAAAGATGTTGTAAAAGAAGCTTTAAAATTGGGAGTGCCAATAGAAAAAACTTGGAGTTGTTATGTAAACAATGATGGAACTCCATGTGGTGAATGTTTTAGTTGCAGATCAAGAATAAAAGCTATTGAAGAAGCTAAAAAAGAATTAGGTATGGATTAA
- a CDS encoding DUF3467 domain-containing protein, with protein MNEEKKELNLFIPEDLAEYYITGGAIASSPFDIRLILFKDEIEKNNDILNGHNVGMIRTAKTEIIISPVVAKQLRDLLDKELQKYEDD; from the coding sequence ATGAATGAAGAAAAAAAAGAATTGAATTTGTTTATTCCAGAAGATTTGGCAGAATATTATATTACTGGAGGAGCAATCGCTTCATCTCCCTTTGATATAAGATTAATTTTATTTAAAGATGAAATTGAAAAAAACAATGATATTTTAAATGGTCATAATGTAGGGATGATAAGAACTGCAAAAACAGAAATCATCATATCTCCTGTTGTTGCAAAGCAATTAAGGGATTTGCTTGATAAAGAATTACAGAAATATGAGGATGATTAA
- a CDS encoding 6-pyruvoyl trahydropterin synthase family protein — MLRLVSEHRIYGCHKLKDQGGKCTQWHGHQYKVILTLQAPYKDLDYRNMIMDTYDIEAIFNEFIGVDHLNLNEFMDSENPTMEEMSKFFYDGLKDKIECLVSVGVYETPETGVTYTPME, encoded by the coding sequence ATGTTAAGATTAGTATCAGAACATAGGATATATGGCTGTCATAAATTAAAAGATCAAGGTGGAAAATGTACTCAATGGCATGGACACCAATATAAAGTTATTTTAACACTTCAGGCACCTTATAAAGATTTAGATTACAGAAATATGATTATGGACACTTATGACATTGAAGCGATCTTCAATGAATTCATTGGTGTGGATCATTTAAATTTAAATGAATTTATGGATTCTGAAAATCCTACTATGGAAGAAATGAGCAAATTCTTCTATGACGGATTAAAAGATAAGATTGAATGTTTAGTAAGTGTCGGAGTTTATGAAACTCCAGAAACTGGCGTAACTTATACTCCAATGGAATAG